One stretch of Syntrophomonadaceae bacterium DNA includes these proteins:
- a CDS encoding sugar kinase has product MARVVCFGEIMLRLSPPGYQRFVQANSFDIVYGGGEANVAFALAQSGVEAAYVTKLPANPIGDAAINELRKFGVNTRHILRGGERIGIYFCEKGAAMRPSKVVYDRKHSAIAGIKPGEINWPAIFAGAEWFHFTGITPALGDNVAEVCLEACQEAKKAGLTVSCDLNFRKNLWTSAKAREVMTRLMPFVDVAIANEEDAEKVFGIKADATDIAAGHLNIAGYQQVCREMAARFNFKQVAITLRESLSASDNGWSGLLYDGSEFYQGQRYVIHIVDRVGGGDSFAAGLIYAMLHNFGGQEAIDFAVAASALKHTIEGDFNIVSIEEIETLAGGDASGRVQR; this is encoded by the coding sequence ACATTGTTTACGGCGGAGGCGAGGCCAATGTAGCCTTTGCCCTGGCTCAGTCTGGGGTGGAAGCGGCATATGTGACAAAGCTGCCGGCTAACCCCATCGGCGATGCCGCCATAAACGAATTGCGTAAGTTTGGGGTGAATACCCGGCATATCCTGCGCGGCGGAGAGAGAATTGGGATTTATTTTTGCGAAAAAGGAGCGGCCATGAGGCCCTCCAAGGTGGTCTACGACCGGAAGCATTCCGCCATTGCCGGGATCAAACCGGGCGAGATTAATTGGCCCGCAATCTTTGCCGGGGCCGAATGGTTTCATTTTACCGGCATTACCCCGGCTTTGGGGGACAATGTGGCGGAGGTTTGCCTGGAGGCCTGCCAGGAGGCCAAAAAGGCAGGGTTAACAGTCAGTTGCGATTTGAATTTCCGCAAAAACCTGTGGACCTCGGCCAAGGCCAGGGAAGTGATGACAAGGCTGATGCCCTTTGTGGATGTGGCCATTGCCAATGAGGAAGACGCGGAAAAGGTCTTTGGCATCAAGGCTGATGCTACTGATATTGCAGCGGGGCATTTAAACATTGCTGGCTATCAGCAGGTTTGCCGCGAGATGGCGGCCAGATTTAATTTCAAGCAGGTAGCCATCACTTTAAGGGAAAGCCTGTCCGCATCTGACAACGGCTGGTCCGGGCTGTTGTATGATGGTAGCGAGTTTTACCAGGGCCAAAGGTATGTCATCCATATCGTGGACCGGGTTGGCGGCGGGGACTCCTTTGCTGCCGGGCTGATCTATGCCATGCTGCATAACTTCGGCGGGCAAGAGGCCATTGATTTTGCCGTAGCGGCGTCGGCCTTGAAGCATACGATTGAAGGCGATTTCAATATAGTTTCAATAGAAGAAATTGAAACCCTGGCCGGCGGGGATGCCTCCGGCCGGGTCCAGCGCTAG